Part of the Arachis hypogaea cultivar Tifrunner chromosome 6, arahy.Tifrunner.gnm2.J5K5, whole genome shotgun sequence genome, tcactaaaaaaccataaaattcttaaatctagtgaattttgttgtactCCATATTCTCAAGAAAAAGCTAATTTTAAGGTCAtaaccagtaaagattggatttaagTTTCCTGAATTATTATAAATGATTCAAatcgatatatgtggacctattcatctaccatgtggatcttttagatattttatggtcttaTTAGATGCATTTTCGAGATagttgtgtgcttattgtcttcttgcaacctggcgtttgtgaGATTATttactcaaattattcgattaaaagcacaattttcagaaaattcaatcaaaacaatccgtcttgataatgctggtgaattcacCTCTCaatcttttgatgcttattgtgtAGCCAATggtataagtgttgaacatctagTAGCTTATATTCATATACAAAATGGACTAgcaaaatcacttattaagtgGCTCCAATTGATTCTAGACCGTTACTTATGAGAACACATCTCCTAATCTCTGTTTGGGAGCATGCCATTTTATATGCTGCAACACTTATTCGTTTAAGGCCAACAAGTTACCACAAATTCTCTCATCtgtaattagcttttggccagcagttaAATATTTCCCATTTGAGAATATTCgcgtgtgcgatatatgttccaatTGTTCCGTCTTATcgtaccaaaatgggaccccaaagaaaattggggatatatgttggatatgattctctctctatagtgaggtatcttgagatacaaactagaGATGTATTTAAAGTCCGATTTGTAGTTTGTCATTtggatgaatcaaaatttctaatATTAGGGAGAAAaaataaactttttgaaaaagaacTTAATTGGGACAATGTGAATTataagttcaaaagattatatatTTGTAAAGAATAGAAAATGAATTGCTTGATACATTTTCTGATACGAAAAGAATAACTAAATTCTATATACCAGTTTAAAATATCTCAATTTAAATTGATATCCCAATTGGACAAATGTTCACCCAAATAAATTTATGTCAAATGTATGGTAGGCCTGTcagttttaaagaaaaaaattttcaaaaaagaaaaaaggtaaatattatttctattgaaaaagataaagatataGTAATATGATTTTGACGTCTGAAGACGTTCAAGTACCtgtaaattcttaaaattttgaaaatgataaGATGTCGATAAATTATATCTTTACAAGAGAAAAATTGAACCGAAATAAAACAATtgttaatgaaatatttgtatataatgtgACATTACACATTAtgtatgaaagtaaggatcttgaactAAGAATGGTCAAAGAATGTCGATAAAGTAATGGTTGGCCAAAATAGGAAGAAGCTATGAATGTTAAGTTAGACTCACTTGTAAAATATGAAGTATTTGAACTTATAATCCATATACTAAAAGATGTAAAATCTGTTGGAtacagatgggtatttgtgagaaaacgaaatgaaaaaaatgaagttgtacacTATAAAACTTGGACTTATGacacaagatttttcacaaagacCTGATATATATTATGAAAAAACATATTCTCTTGTAGTAGATATAATAAGATTGCGTTATTTAATCAATTTATCTGTATACCATAaattacatatgcatttaataaaTGTGATGATAACTTATTTATacaaattattaaattgtgatatctatatgaataTCTAAAGggttaaagatatctaaaccaaaTTGTAAAATATTTTCCTTCCACATGTACTTTCGAGTCAACATATACCATACATTTACACATTAGTTAACTATAAAAATCGGGTAATGTAGCATGAGTAAGATGCTGCTGGTCATTCattaaaactaataatttttCCTTCGCAATTTGGCTTTGATCATTCGTTAGATAGAGCAAGTGTCTTTCTGccaaatattataattataagagaaaaatttaaaataacctCTTATAATTATCTCTAAGGTTGAAAGTGAGTCAAGCCAGTTCATGAGCTAGTTTGAGTTTGGCTcattaatagctcgataagctaagtTCGTGAGCTAGTGAACCAAATTTGAGTCTGGAattgagttcataaattaaatgagctaagcttgagcttggataaattcagctcattagctcgtgagatggctcgattttatatatatatatatatatatatatatatatatatatatatatatatatatgcatttagtctacacttttaatattatatatatacatatgaaatagtaatatataattatatatatatatattaataatcataattatttaaaaattttatatttattcattacatataattttgatgtaggacataaataaaatatttattgatagataaacaatatataaaattgttctttttaaatattttttaaaatatataagttataatttgttgatataaaattatagattttgtatttatgtttctattatttgagccagctcgtgagctttcggTGAGTCGAGTTTGAActtaagaaataggctcgattgttaatgagttgaGCCATGAGCCAAGCTCAAGTTCGGCGAGCTTGGTCTAGCTCGGCTCAACTCGGCTCACTTCTAGCCCATTTAcctcaaaagataacaagattcttgacaaaaaaaaatagtaatttgATCTCTGAGCTTTATTTTTATAGGACGGATGAGTTCCTGTGCTAAAAAaagtcaatgttatttttttttcacaaagactaatcaatcaaaaaaatattaggaatcgggttaaatattttttttcttgaggATCTCGTTGTTCTTTTGAGATAATTTTCAGGGGTCGAATATAAAAATGTAACATCATATATATTATAGGCCTCATAAATTAGAATATTAAGCatattaaatcctaaaattgACATTGATCAAACAAAATCAACCATAAAAGGGAATACACATTAATGCCCTATCATATTCAGATAACTATTAACATATGCTCTCAAATCGCGCTAAATGCTCGCAACGATGGCCCAAATTCGTGCATGGTGGTaggttttgataattttttttcaactaattatAGTTTATCATTTATCAATTGATACGAAAGGAGCTTGATCAAAGTTGAATTTAGAAGACCTTGTATTACTGTATTAGTATCCcgttgataataaataaataaataaattaatgagTGCAAGGACAAATTCTTGAAAATAAAGGCCCAAATCACTCAAATATTGGGACAACCCAGAACCTAATTCATACCCCACCGAAGAACGTGGAATGATGCAATATTTCTATGGGGCATGGGCAAATGGGAATAGAATAAAGTCAAAGCGAATAGCACATTACATTGGCTATGCCCATATGACCGTTGATAAACGGTTAATAATGGAATGAGGAACACACTGCACCGAAACCACGCTAAGCACTACCCTAACTTCTGCAAAAGTGATTGAAAAATGAAGATGAGGCACACGCGCCCCTCCCTAGTTACATCACATTAGCCCCTAACCGTTAGTTTGTTCCCTTTATCCCCTTAGTGGGGGTTGGGTTGGGTTAGGGTCCCCGCTTTTAAAACCCTCCCTTCCCCTTCATATCTCCCTGCTCCCGCACGCAAcggaaacaaaatataaaaaataaaaataaaaaacatttttcttaaaaaaaaaaccgatCCACATAAAAAAAAACTGGGGAACTCTGCAGTTGGCAGTGGCGAGGGAAGAAGTACTGTAGTAGTAGTAGCAGTAGCAGTTAGTGAGGTGGTGAGTGGTGACGCACACTCGTATCATAACATCACAATTTCTTCCTAGTCCGATTCGACTCAGCAATGGTTAGCTTGACTCGGAGCAACTCGCTACTATTTGATGCCGGGATAACTCTATCGTTGATGAAATTCTTTCTCGGTTTGGATCCACCTTCGGTTTCAGTGACAAGTGGAGCTTGCTCGTAGTGTCGCCTTCTGCTGCTCCTCGCCGTTGATTTTTCTTCCCAATTGCTTAGATCTGAACCACTTTTAAAGCAATCAACGGCGTCGCTCATGTCTATCGGTAATAAtacatgtttttttctttttattatttttttccctcTAGGTTTAGTTGTTTGTGTGAACCAGCATACCAAGGAACCAGCAAAGTAATCTTTAGCTATAGGCAAAAAAGCACTGCTAATGCCACAGTTGGAGTAGGAGCTGTTTGAATTCGCGCCTTATAGAGCTTGGTTCTGTAGTTAATCTTGTGAAATTGGTTCATATATGGTGTTATGGATGTGCATAATTTAAGCAAAGCTTTGTCCAGGTTTTGATGCATGCTTAGATGCCTTGCTAATTGATGACCCATTTTTCGGTCGTAGTGTATCTAAGATTACCTGAAGAAGAATATGTGTGCGGAAAAATGTTCAGTATGCTTGTTCATTTGTATCTGCAGGATAGTAGCCTGTTGAAATTTtgaaatgcaatttttttttgtttgtttgttcatTTCATTTAACTTTGAGAGTttcaaggtaaaaaaaaaaaaacctttgctTCTAGGGACTGATTCTGCATAAGAAGCTATCAGGGTATGTGATTCTAAAATCGTGAGTCTTTAGTGTCCTTGATTTTGTTTTTACTGATAATGTAGGTTTATTGAAGAATGTTCAAGGCCTGTTGCTGAAATGGTTGCTCGTGTTATTCTGCTTGTTGTTTGTTATTGAGTCTGGTGCAAGTGATATAGGACCCCAACCCCCATCGTTAGCTTCAGACAGACCACTACTAGTAGATGACCACGGGTCAAAGCATTTCTCCTTTCATGGTACACCAGTTGTAGCAGTTTCACCAGCCAATCCTCCTTCATATGGTCCTTTAATGAGTACTAGTCATCCCCCTGGAAGTTCACATTTCTCCGTACCATTCAAGAAGAAGACTGAATTACAACCTCCGATTTCTGGATTTAAAGATATTGCTCCTGTACATTCTGCTGGAGCTGCAACACCTTCTGCTTTGGCTCAGCCACCATTGGCCCCTTATGTTTCCAGTAAGCTAATGTTGTTGTTGTGTCATTTTCCAAAAAATGATATATGCCCTGATGATGTACCTAGCTGTTTAATTCCAAATATTGGCATTaaattatctttctttttttcttttttgtgaacTTTGAGGCAGAAGCCCATAATGACAGTTGCTTATTTTATTCATCCAGATTGTTGTAAACAAGACATGGTATTGAAACGAGGCAGTAAGAGTTGCCAGTGTGTCTATCCAATAAAGCTAGACCTTCTGCTTTTGAATGTTTCTCAAAGTCGTACTTGGAATGATTTTCTTGATGAGTTAGCTACTCATCTTGGGCTACGCAGCACCCAGATTGAGCTGATAAATTTCTATGTAATCGGTTTATCAACATTAAATATGTCAATGGATATTACACCATATAAAGGGATCGGTTTCTCTGCCAGCGAAGCAGCTAAGATAAACTCGTCACTTTCAATGCATAAGATTCAACTGGACCCTAAATTAGTGGGTGACTACAAAGTCATCAATATAACTTGGTTTCAACCACCGCCTCCTTCTCCAGGTAACACCAGGCCTCTGtaattctaaaatatttaattactgtTTAGTAATCACAATGATTTGGTGTGTATGATAATTGAAATTAATAATCAAGCAGATAAgattttacatatttattttattcataatgccatttattttaatttcatgatTCAAATTAAGCGATACAAGTTATTGATCTGTGTTTGTGAGTTGGCAACTTGGCACATAATTTTAAACATGCTTGTATCTTAATGCAGCTCCTGCTTTTGCTGCATCACCTGTGAATACTCCTCTGTATCACTCACCTACTGCTGAATCATCAAGTTCATCAAATAGTGGAAGGCATTCAAATTTGTTTCTTATACTTGGAATTGCTATAGGCTTACTCTTCATTGCGATCATATCTATACTTGTACTTTGTTTATGTACATTGTTGCCGAAGGCAAAAGAACCTCCTGTTGAAAGTGGTAAATATCTCTATTTGTATATCTTTCTGTTTAAAACTAGTATAATCTTGATAGTAATTTCATTTCTATGACAACTAGGAGATGGTGGAAGTCTCTTTGGATTATGTTTGGCCACctttaaactttaatttatttatttttggatatgAAGAATTCTGCAAATTGATCCATGCAAAgagataagaagaagaaaaagaaagaaatagtaGTTTGTTGAGAAACTTAATTCCTGCTTAGGTTATTACCTGGGCATGATTTGTTTTCTAAACAATAAAGGGTAGATCATAACATAGagattatatatgtattattattattattattattattattattattattattattattattaagaaatgATATGCCTGCTGGCTGCTGCTAATGAACTTTGAAAGCTAATGGTGCTCGTGTCTGTTGTAGCACTGATAATGATAGTGTTATAACAACTAAGCTGGCTATATGGATAAAAGACTTATAGTActagttttagtttttaaaagTTTCAAGGTCATGTCCCTGCCACTAACTTTTGTCTCACTCCTCCAGAAAAGCCGAGGACAGAAAGTACTGTTTCAGCTGTGGGTTCGCTTCCCCATCCATCTAGCACAAGGTTTATTGCATATGAAGAACTTAAAGAGGCAACAAACAATTTTGAACCTGCAAGTGTACTTGGAGAAGGAGGGTTTGGTAGAGTTTTTAAAGGTGTCTTAAATGATGGTACTGCTGTAGCAATAAAGAGACTCACTAGTGGAGGGCAACAGGGTGACAAAGAGTTTCTTGTCGAGGTTGAGATGCTTAGCCGGTTGCATCATCGTAACCTTGTAAAACTAGTGGGATATTATAGCAATCGTGATTCATCTCAAAATCTACTTTGTTATGAGCTTGTCCCTAATGGAAGTTTGGAGGCCTGGCTTCATGGTAATATAATCTTTcaaatctttctttcttttgttttagtATATAATCTCTTTTTACCCTCCCTCCCTCCCCACCaccaccaatatatatatatatatatatatatatatatataataaaatatttctttGTGCACTGATGGAAATTTTGGCCGAGTTTTATGCAGGTCCCTTGGGAATCAATTGTCCTTTGGATTGGGACACCAGAATGAAGATTGCGCTCGATGCTGCAAGAGGACTTTGTTACCTCCATGAAGACTCACAACCCTGTGTGATACACAGAGACTTCAAGGCATCGAACATATTGCTTGAGAACAACTTTCATGCTAAAGTAGCAGATTTCGGTCTTGCTAAGCAAGCACCTGAAGGCAGAGCTAATTACTTGTCTACTCGTGTCATGGGAACTTTTGGGTTAGTATTGATCTATTCTTTGTTAGAGTTGTTGTATCTCCACAGAATATAGAGTTAAGATGAAATGGAACTTTTATGTGAGGCAGGTATGTAGCTCCTGAGTATGCCATGACCGGGCACCTTCTTGTTAAAAGTGATGTCTATAGCTACGGGGTTGTCTTGCTGGAGCTGCTTACTGGAAGGAAACCTGTGGACATGTCGCAGCCAACTGGACAAGAGAACCTTGTAACTTGGGTTGGTTCCATATCTTCACCCACAATTCCTCAATATTCGAGTCGGCTTCAAAGCATCTTTCTCTGTTTTCAACAATTGGGAATATTTTGCAATTTGAGCCTTTAATTTGTCCCTTTTAAGTTCTTATGCTGGAATGCTGGATAGTTCTTAAGTATTTTATTCCCTGCAGGCTAGGCCAATCCTTAGAGACAAGGACAGGTTGGAAGAGATCGCTGATCCAAAACTTGGGGGAAAGTATCCAAAGGAAGATTTTGTACGTGTTTGCACCATTGCTGCTGCTTGTGTTGCTCCTGAAGCAAACCAACGACCAACAATGGGTGAAGTGGTGCAGTCACTTAAAATGGTGCAGCGCATCACAGAATACCAGGATTCCATGATACCCTCATCCAATACACGGGCAAACCTGAGACAGTCCTCTAGCACTTTTGAGTTTGATGGAACATCTTCAATGTTCTCTTCAGGTCCTTACTCTGGTCTAAGCGCCTTTGAGAACGAAAATGTTTCTAGGACTGCAGTTTTCTCTGAAGATCTTCATGAAGGACGATGAAGGTTTTCACCAAAGAAATGGAGGCTGCAGGCTAGACTCAAGTCTCAAATCCACCGAGGTGCCAAAGTatttaatttcataatttaaGCGAGTTGTTTTGGTCCCACGGCTAGAGGTGAAAATATAAGCCCAGGAGTTTTCCTAAATGATGGAAGCTTTTTGTTGCTGTTGAGAGTGATAGAATTTCATTAGCAATGAGTTAGTTGAAGATGTTTGGCTAATATAGCTTGTATAAATAGAACTAAATTAGCCAACTGGTTCATTTGTTAACTGTAGTCTTGACATTGATCATCAAGAGTTTTATTTATCCTTGACAAGAACCAAAGGATGATTACTTGTATTTGTTGTATtgtatttttctaattgaattcGTACAGGGATTTCTTCGTGGTAACATTTGGCCATTTGCCATCATTTATGGTAAACCACCATATCTCATTCTCTTCTGAAGGGTTTGTGAGGAGAAGCTAAAACATATTAGGGTGCGATTGGTTTGTCTTTTCATTTTCCGTTTTTGCTTTTagtattttctctttttgttttttagattttgtaaaggaaaaagtaaaaataagagGTGAAAAcactgaaaataaaaagaaaatgaaaatgcaaatcaattttttttttaatttgtggcaaaaatttattttatatcattCTTTTTTTTTGGGTGGTACATGCATTGATGCACTTATTTCCAGATTTGTAAGTTTTTCTTTTTGAGGTGGTTGGGATTTCGAAAAGTATAATCATTTTACTTTGTATTTGATAAAGAGTAAGGAtcatatgtttttgtttttagtttgaaAAGTTAAGTGTGCCATGAAGATATTTTCAAggctaatttgtgttttctaaaGTTAAAAGGTCTAAT contains:
- the LOC112695733 gene encoding uncharacterized protein — encoded protein: MSIGLLKNVQGLLLKWLLVLFCLLFVIESGASDIGPQPPSLASDRPLLVDDHGSKHFSFHGTPVVAVSPANPPSYGPLMSTSHPPGSSHFSVPFKKKTELQPPISGFKDIAPVHSAGAATPSALAQPPLAPYVSNCCKQDMVLKRGSKSCQCVYPIKLDLLLLNVSQSRTWNDFLDELATHLGLRSTQIELINFYVIGLSTLNMSMDITPYKGIGFSASEAAKINSSLSMHKIQLDPKLVGDYKVINITWFQPPPPSPAPAFAASPVNTPLYHSPTAESSSSSNSGRHSNLFLILGIAIGLLFIAIISILVLCLCTLLPKAKEPPVESEKPRTESTVSAVGSLPHPSSTRFIAYEELKEATNNFEPASVLGEGGFGRVFKGVLNDGTAVAIKRLTSGGQQGDKEFLVEVEMLSRLHHRNLVKLVGYYSNRDSSQNLLCYELVPNGSLEAWLHGPLGINCPLDWDTRMKIALDAARGLCYLHEDSQPCVIHRDFKASNILLENNFHAKVADFGLAKQAPEGRANYLSTRVMGTFGYVAPEYAMTGHLLVKSDVYSYGVVLLELLTGRKPVDMSQPTGQENLVTWARPILRDKDRLEEIADPKLGGKYPKEDFVRVCTIAAACVAPEANQRPTMGEVVQSLKMVQRITEYQDSMIPSSNTRANLRQSSSTFEFDGTSSMFSSGPYSGLSAFENENVSRTAVFSEDLHEGR